Proteins co-encoded in one uncultured Draconibacterium sp. genomic window:
- a CDS encoding SusC/RagA family TonB-linked outer membrane protein yields the protein MKEKYINRLLILVTAILIGFNVNAQEEKVPTKEITAILVDNNNAPVANAVVSSFVARDKAVTNEDGSFTIKVGTANLEHLVVNENGYKPLTVEVESGELQDKSIVLKKENVYAGDKVLNFPYQDMISNRSVSASTVISGEELKAYPTENFLEALSGRVPGMLVSTINSTPGSEGVNVSIRGVSAATYIDGILRDATDLAIEEVDQVHIVRDLSGRAMLGISATNPVIYITTKKGTAYKREINVMASFGISSPERLPKYLDAYNYATLYNEARENDGLTPLYSSEALNAYKENSDPVRYPNIDYQDEYLKKQTMYRKANINFSGGDQKVSYYSMLDYVGSDGLEAVGQDIKYNRYKIRGNVDIKLNDWMKMNVHLSAVYGKNKYANYGNGSYYFNVFDVISAYPSNAHPIMYDGKYIISDNYPLNLTNELVYGGFAENIELNTQNSADLIIDLGGVLEGLTFKSSAAFDVYNSIANNKGGTEALYRLVYNNGEVGTERIVEKEVIPNLWSGNNSYMRRTSAYGLLTYDRTFDKHAITINTSYLQLMEEVRNVDPNYQPLKRQDLSFRVNYAYDNKYVAQVDLSYSGSMFLQKNDRFNLYPTVGAGWVVSNEDFLSDSKVVNYLKLYSSLGYSGIEYVGLSGFNSYYLFETLWQNVDSWQPGIDGSKGATVNVYNIMQAGSESFDLPKLRFFNVGVQSSLFNNSLAVELNYYNRNESKLFSLRQYETPSIYGGFDFLPASNFGENQYWGLDGLVQYSNKAGELEYSLGINATYNRGKVITIDEPVALEEYRKRTGTQIDNIWGYSAEGLFQTESEIESREISQSWGAVQPGDIKYADYNNDKVVDEKDVHDLGEHTPRIYYGLNLNLKYKGVALNVIGTGQADGKYYISDYEWINDPNSNFSAPMMDRWPQTNNYPRLSLQPQNNQLLSSFWLKSGAYFTLKNVELSYTVPRRISQKFLMSNLKVFAQGKNLFTLSEYSKYGINLENKFAGSYSYPIMRTVTLGVACKF from the coding sequence ATGAAAGAAAAATATATAAATAGACTTTTGATATTGGTCACCGCCATCCTGATAGGCTTTAACGTTAATGCACAGGAGGAGAAGGTGCCGACAAAGGAAATCACAGCAATTCTTGTTGATAATAATAATGCACCGGTTGCTAATGCTGTTGTGTCGTCGTTTGTTGCCAGAGATAAGGCCGTTACAAACGAAGATGGTAGTTTTACAATAAAAGTAGGTACCGCTAATTTAGAGCATCTGGTTGTAAATGAAAATGGTTATAAACCATTAACCGTAGAAGTTGAAAGCGGAGAGCTTCAAGATAAATCGATTGTACTAAAAAAAGAGAATGTTTATGCTGGAGATAAGGTGCTTAACTTTCCTTATCAGGATATGATCAGTAATCGTTCTGTTTCTGCGTCTACCGTAATTTCGGGAGAGGAATTAAAAGCCTATCCAACCGAAAATTTTTTGGAAGCCTTAAGTGGAAGAGTTCCGGGGATGTTAGTTTCAACAATAAATTCAACGCCCGGATCGGAAGGGGTAAATGTTAGTATTCGAGGTGTAAGTGCTGCAACCTATATTGATGGTATTTTACGAGATGCTACGGATTTAGCTATAGAGGAGGTAGATCAGGTACATATTGTTCGCGATTTGAGTGGCCGTGCCATGCTAGGTATTAGTGCTACCAATCCTGTAATATACATTACAACCAAAAAAGGTACAGCCTATAAACGGGAAATTAATGTCATGGCTAGTTTTGGAATTAGCTCTCCCGAGAGGTTGCCAAAGTATCTTGATGCATACAATTATGCAACCTTATACAATGAAGCGCGTGAGAACGATGGATTAACACCCCTTTATTCATCGGAAGCATTGAATGCCTATAAGGAAAACTCGGATCCGGTAAGGTATCCGAATATCGATTATCAGGATGAATACCTGAAGAAACAAACCATGTACAGGAAAGCTAATATTAATTTTAGTGGTGGCGACCAAAAAGTTAGTTACTACTCGATGTTGGATTATGTAGGTTCCGATGGTTTAGAAGCGGTTGGTCAGGATATTAAATATAACCGTTATAAAATTAGGGGCAATGTAGATATTAAGTTGAATGACTGGATGAAAATGAACGTTCACTTGTCAGCAGTTTATGGTAAAAATAAATATGCGAACTATGGTAATGGTTCTTATTATTTTAATGTATTCGATGTTATTTCAGCTTATCCTTCCAATGCCCATCCAATTATGTACGATGGCAAATACATTATCAGCGATAATTATCCTTTAAACCTAACCAATGAGTTAGTTTACGGCGGGTTTGCCGAAAATATTGAGCTTAATACACAAAACAGTGCCGATCTTATTATTGATTTGGGAGGTGTTCTTGAAGGATTAACCTTTAAGAGTTCTGCCGCATTTGATGTGTATAACTCCATTGCAAATAACAAAGGAGGTACAGAAGCTTTATATCGATTGGTGTACAATAATGGAGAAGTTGGAACGGAGCGTATTGTAGAGAAAGAGGTTATCCCTAATTTATGGAGTGGCAATAACAGCTATATGCGAAGAACTTCTGCATATGGTTTGCTTACTTACGACAGAACATTTGATAAACATGCAATAACCATAAATACTTCTTATTTGCAGTTAATGGAAGAGGTCAGGAATGTCGATCCAAACTATCAACCGCTGAAACGACAAGATTTATCGTTCCGCGTCAATTATGCTTACGATAACAAGTATGTGGCTCAAGTAGATTTGAGTTACTCAGGAAGTATGTTTTTGCAAAAGAACGATCGTTTTAACCTTTATCCGACTGTTGGTGCGGGATGGGTTGTTAGTAATGAAGACTTTTTATCCGATAGCAAAGTGGTAAATTATCTGAAACTTTATAGTTCGCTTGGCTATTCCGGAATTGAATATGTAGGACTTAGCGGATTTAATTCGTACTATTTGTTTGAGACTTTGTGGCAAAACGTTGATAGCTGGCAGCCTGGAATTGACGGAAGTAAAGGTGCTACTGTTAATGTTTACAATATTATGCAGGCGGGAAGCGAAAGCTTCGATCTTCCTAAACTAAGATTTTTTAATGTTGGGGTTCAGAGTAGCTTGTTTAACAATTCGCTGGCTGTTGAATTAAATTACTACAATCGAAACGAAAGCAAGCTCTTTTCTTTGAGACAGTATGAAACACCTTCGATTTACGGCGGGTTCGATTTCTTGCCGGCATCCAATTTCGGTGAAAACCAGTATTGGGGATTGGACGGGCTTGTTCAATATAGTAACAAAGCAGGAGAACTGGAATATTCATTAGGTATTAATGCTACTTATAATCGGGGCAAAGTGATAACTATTGATGAACCTGTTGCTTTAGAAGAATACCGAAAAAGAACCGGAACACAAATCGACAATATCTGGGGATACAGTGCCGAAGGATTGTTCCAAACAGAATCGGAAATTGAGTCGCGTGAAATCTCTCAAAGTTGGGGAGCCGTTCAGCCCGGTGATATTAAATATGCAGATTACAACAACGATAAAGTTGTTGACGAAAAAGATGTTCATGATTTAGGAGAGCATACTCCACGTATTTATTATGGTCTTAATTTGAACCTTAAATATAAAGGTGTGGCCTTAAATGTAATCGGCACAGGTCAGGCAGATGGCAAATATTATATTTCCGATTATGAGTGGATTAATGATCCTAATAGTAACTTTTCGGCGCCGATGATGGATCGTTGGCCCCAAACAAATAATTATCCGAGATTATCTTTGCAGCCTCAGAATAACCAACTGTTGTCGTCTTTTTGGTTAAAAAGTGGAGCTTATTTTACATTGAAAAATGTAGAGCTAAGTTATACGGTACCGCGAAGAATTTCTCAGAAATTCTTAATGAGCAATCTTAAGGTCTTTGCCCAGGGGAAAAACCTGTTTACATTGTCGGAGTACAGTAAGTATGGAATTAATCTTGAAAATAAGTTCGCAGGATCGTATTCTTATCCAATTATGAGAACTGTGACCCTAGGGGTGGCATGTAAGTTTTAA
- a CDS encoding RagB/SusD family nutrient uptake outer membrane protein, with protein sequence MKRIEYIILLIVVFGFASCDYLDPRPIQDQTTEDLWSHATYGEGILTKAYAELRGGYPVEFDYYTDNAVPNVTGSNLLALGSWTVQNNGIGDWDQCYENIRYLNLFLENAEELPYKISDPQKDSLINIHRIGEAYFLRAWYQWKLLRDYGGYAAGGTEALGFPIVTHVLAQDEELDIPRNTYEECVAQIAKDCDEAIAVLPNDYLNGTDELTGLVNRGRASALAAKALKARMYLYAASPAYSGAEQSKWERAAEAAAEAIDAAGGLTELDEFGNFNNASSIDNIWITPTWNGTLENQYYPPSLYGEGTCNPSQELVDAFPAKDGYPITESSMYKSGIPYKNRDGRFERFIFFNQNLYNSTYIKTVEGGADAPGGLSQYGTRTGYYMKKLLSKNVRLTPGDETTDVHFYTFFNKSELYLNFAEAANEAYGPMDATLGFSALDALKKIRERAGIDSDLSSESYDDAYLEEQAAQGKEAFKELVKNERRLELCFEGHRFWDVRRWNDPLNHKVSGVRITISDEPLEQDPVNVALASVPTTDFVSSWEDLNSVNNGYNTPSSSEDKSHGIYGNWDSNGEWRYVQYDFPEYRTVTGTSTTHTIEKSDVYWFSDGGGLLAPDSLYIQYWDNNTSTWNEVDNVDSYGTALDQWNVSNFDPVATSKIRINFKSDIKSCGIIEWRVWGTQTNAPNFNYEYQTVENHTFQDYMRYVPVPYTQTLIMSNLKQNSGW encoded by the coding sequence ATGAAACGAATAGAATATATTATATTATTAATTGTAGTTTTTGGATTTGCATCTTGCGATTATCTTGATCCAAGACCCATTCAGGATCAAACAACAGAAGACTTGTGGAGCCATGCTACTTACGGAGAGGGTATACTAACCAAGGCCTATGCTGAGCTACGAGGGGGATATCCTGTGGAGTTTGATTACTATACCGATAATGCAGTACCAAATGTTACGGGGAGTAACCTTCTGGCACTGGGTTCGTGGACTGTTCAAAACAACGGAATTGGCGATTGGGATCAGTGCTACGAAAACATTCGCTACCTGAACTTGTTTCTCGAGAATGCAGAAGAATTGCCGTATAAGATTTCTGATCCGCAGAAAGACTCGCTGATAAACATTCACCGTATTGGAGAAGCTTATTTCCTTCGTGCATGGTACCAGTGGAAATTATTACGCGACTATGGAGGTTATGCTGCTGGAGGTACAGAGGCCCTGGGTTTTCCGATTGTTACTCACGTGCTGGCGCAGGACGAAGAACTTGATATTCCGCGTAATACTTACGAAGAATGTGTAGCGCAAATTGCCAAGGATTGTGACGAAGCGATAGCTGTTTTGCCCAATGATTATTTGAATGGGACCGACGAGTTAACAGGATTGGTTAACCGCGGAAGAGCTTCTGCTTTAGCAGCCAAAGCTCTTAAAGCACGTATGTATTTATATGCAGCTAGTCCTGCTTATTCGGGGGCTGAGCAGTCAAAATGGGAACGTGCTGCCGAAGCTGCCGCTGAAGCTATTGATGCCGCGGGAGGATTAACCGAGCTGGATGAGTTTGGTAATTTCAATAATGCATCAAGTATCGATAATATCTGGATAACTCCTACGTGGAATGGCACCTTGGAAAACCAGTATTATCCACCTTCACTATATGGAGAGGGAACTTGTAATCCATCGCAGGAACTTGTTGATGCTTTTCCTGCAAAAGACGGTTATCCAATTACCGAAAGTAGTATGTATAAGAGCGGAATTCCATACAAGAATCGCGACGGAAGATTTGAACGATTCATATTCTTTAACCAGAATTTGTATAACTCTACCTACATAAAAACGGTTGAAGGTGGTGCTGATGCACCAGGTGGTTTGAGCCAATATGGAACACGTACTGGTTATTATATGAAAAAGCTATTGAGTAAAAATGTTCGTCTCACTCCTGGAGATGAGACAACAGATGTTCATTTCTATACTTTCTTCAACAAAAGCGAATTATATCTGAATTTTGCAGAAGCTGCAAACGAAGCTTATGGCCCAATGGATGCAACGCTTGGTTTTTCAGCATTAGATGCGTTAAAGAAAATAAGGGAACGTGCCGGAATTGATTCTGACTTGTCTTCGGAAAGCTATGATGATGCATATCTTGAAGAACAAGCAGCACAAGGAAAAGAGGCGTTTAAAGAGCTTGTTAAAAATGAAAGAAGACTGGAGCTTTGTTTCGAAGGACATCGTTTCTGGGATGTACGACGTTGGAACGATCCGTTGAATCACAAAGTAAGCGGGGTTAGAATTACAATTTCAGATGAGCCTCTGGAGCAAGACCCGGTTAATGTGGCTTTAGCTTCGGTTCCTACTACCGATTTTGTATCATCTTGGGAAGATTTAAATTCTGTAAATAACGGATACAATACTCCATCTTCGTCAGAAGATAAAAGTCATGGTATTTATGGTAACTGGGACAGTAACGGTGAATGGAGATATGTGCAATACGATTTCCCGGAATACCGCACTGTAACAGGTACTAGCACAACTCATACTATCGAAAAATCGGATGTTTACTGGTTTTCAGATGGAGGAGGTCTGCTGGCTCCTGATAGTCTTTATATTCAGTATTGGGACAATAATACTTCTACTTGGAATGAAGTGGATAATGTTGACAGTTATGGAACAGCACTTGATCAATGGAACGTAAGTAATTTCGATCCCGTTGCAACAAGTAAAATTCGAATCAACTTCAAAAGTGATATTAAATCTTGTGGTATAATCGAATGGAGAGTTTGGGGAACGCAAACAAATGCTCCCAACTTTAACTACGAATACCAGACTGTTGAGAATCATACTTTTCAGGATTATATGAGGTATGTTCCTGTACCATACACGCAAACGCTTATAATGAGTAATCTTAAACAAAACAGTGGATGGTAG
- a CDS encoding DUF1735 domain-containing protein, translating to MRNILLIILLAGFLSGCYDEYRIDYPYSTVAFSDASGGVDAPGILGRTVVKNEGLSLEMGVYLAGVLENSEERWAKYEIDESLLEGTSYELLPASYYELSNDSKFVIKPGEFTGRVKVTLDSVAFLNDPRAVNYKMALPIRLIETSEDSILQTQSTKIIAIKYINHYEGFYDNNGTFVTLSDAGEELNSGSFENVITGTTINLDTIKINGLINGIGKDYMAKLLVKDDNSLSLEYLPKEPEEVVVENAALESEPSTSYVSSWENLNGINDGQEPANSATKNEGGAYGNWPNAETWNWVQYDFSQYYEISKSEVYWWTDGGGVLIPYNSYAEYWDPTTEEWKLLSDPVVNGESISASDYGNTTLFSGENPGPGNEADQFNITTFEPVITDKIRLHFIAVESQGIHEWKVWGKKSKLSGYEQEPIESISLIGDNNSFDPETNTVSLNYRVDYKEKEHYTNVSTTMVWRNRVRDGVNEWRR from the coding sequence ATGAGAAATATACTATTAATAATATTGTTGGCCGGATTCTTATCTGGATGCTATGATGAATACAGAATCGATTATCCGTATTCAACCGTTGCTTTTTCAGATGCTTCAGGAGGAGTTGATGCTCCCGGAATATTGGGGCGTACCGTAGTGAAAAACGAAGGATTGAGTCTGGAAATGGGCGTGTATCTGGCCGGAGTGCTTGAAAATAGTGAGGAGAGATGGGCTAAATATGAAATTGATGAGAGTCTTTTGGAAGGTACATCTTATGAACTTTTGCCTGCTTCTTATTATGAATTAAGTAACGACAGCAAATTTGTTATAAAACCAGGTGAATTTACAGGACGGGTAAAGGTTACGCTTGATTCTGTTGCTTTTTTAAACGATCCAAGAGCCGTAAATTATAAAATGGCTTTACCGATCAGGTTAATCGAGACTTCTGAAGATTCAATTCTGCAAACACAAAGTACAAAAATAATTGCAATTAAATATATTAACCATTACGAGGGTTTTTATGATAATAACGGAACGTTTGTTACTTTAAGCGATGCAGGTGAAGAATTAAATTCAGGAAGCTTTGAGAATGTCATTACGGGAACTACTATTAATCTGGACACCATAAAAATCAATGGCCTTATTAATGGTATTGGAAAAGATTATATGGCCAAATTATTGGTGAAGGATGATAATTCGCTGAGCCTTGAATATCTTCCGAAAGAACCAGAAGAGGTTGTGGTAGAAAATGCTGCTTTAGAGAGTGAGCCTTCAACTTCGTATGTATCTTCATGGGAAAATTTGAATGGAATTAATGATGGACAGGAACCTGCTAATTCAGCAACTAAAAATGAAGGAGGAGCATATGGTAACTGGCCAAATGCCGAAACATGGAATTGGGTTCAATATGATTTTTCACAGTATTACGAAATCTCAAAATCAGAAGTATACTGGTGGACAGATGGCGGAGGTGTTTTAATCCCTTACAATTCTTACGCAGAATATTGGGATCCAACAACTGAAGAGTGGAAATTACTTTCAGATCCGGTTGTAAATGGCGAGAGTATTTCTGCTTCGGATTATGGAAATACAACACTGTTCTCGGGCGAGAATCCTGGGCCAGGAAATGAAGCAGATCAGTTCAATATAACAACTTTTGAGCCTGTAATTACTGATAAAATTCGTCTGCACTTTATTGCGGTAGAATCACAAGGAATTCATGAGTGGAAAGTCTGGGGTAAGAAATCAAAACTATCTGGATATGAACAAGAACCAATTGAAAGTATTAGTTTGATTGGAGATAATAACAGTTTCGATCCGGAAACCAATACTGTTTCACTCAACTATCGCGTTGATTATAAAGAAAAAGAGCACTATACAAATGTTTCTACAACAATGGTATGGCGGAACAGGGTACGTGACGGAGTAAACGAATGGAGAAGATAA
- a CDS encoding DUF4859 domain-containing protein has product MEERNNSFSRSFQMKIFNFNTLLVILSLVLSISGCSSNNIDEVDENENQPEKEQNDNQTDNVFDDSKFYVPQEWRDNDFDNENSRWSYARSQQSEHFIVFWEPNFGLDPNASNVPDAMRVNIDDLLAKAEIFFNVNVNTLGFAELGTGKSNLDNYKMQIYLLYQPEWLATGSGYDDKIGALWVDPSTCKPVGQTIAHEIGHSFQYQVYADLLAYGGIQNDLTRGFRYGFGGNGGNGFWEQCAQWQSFQSYPEEAFSSYNFGEYMKNYHRHFGHEWHRYASYWLHYYWTDKHGIDFIGKLWREAVAPEDPIQAYMRITGLSVDEMNAELYDAVAHLVTWDIDAIRSIGNDYIGQYEYKFYEAQDGAYQVAYSKCPGTTGYNVIPLNVPEAGTVVTTSFTAIAPGSSLASGDPGEYIDNETTATTSNYNSGELTRAGWRYGYVALLESGERVYGEMNRETSADIEFTVPAGCKRLWFVVLGAPSTYEAHAWDEQESNDDQWPYKVKFTNTDLLGNVVIDPNDEPQDLTLTYDISFAADAEAYSGTTVNLNNNGDINKVVQALTMQPSEISAALLAEKSTPQEGKIAFAAVDSDGSLNYNTTATGYGFWFDSNGDVIGWGSDNDSKVFSEFTASNFEFSVGQFPGKSSAGDSYTIKEALVYQKDGKQYQVTFVFNITVN; this is encoded by the coding sequence ATGGAAGAAAGAAACAATAGTTTTAGTAGAAGCTTTCAAATGAAGATTTTTAACTTCAATACATTGTTAGTCATACTTTCTCTTGTTCTGAGTATATCAGGATGTAGCAGCAATAATATAGATGAGGTTGATGAAAATGAGAATCAACCAGAGAAGGAACAGAACGACAATCAAACAGATAATGTCTTCGATGATAGTAAGTTTTATGTTCCTCAGGAGTGGAGAGATAATGATTTTGACAACGAAAACAGTAGATGGTCGTATGCGAGAAGTCAGCAATCGGAACACTTCATTGTATTCTGGGAACCCAATTTTGGCTTAGATCCAAATGCCAGTAATGTGCCGGATGCAATGCGTGTTAATATTGATGACCTTTTAGCAAAAGCAGAAATCTTTTTCAATGTGAATGTTAATACTTTGGGTTTTGCGGAACTAGGTACAGGAAAATCAAATCTCGATAACTATAAAATGCAGATCTACTTGTTGTATCAACCCGAGTGGTTAGCAACTGGTAGCGGATACGATGATAAGATTGGTGCTCTCTGGGTAGATCCAAGTACGTGCAAACCGGTTGGCCAAACAATTGCACACGAAATTGGACATAGTTTTCAATATCAGGTGTACGCCGATTTGCTGGCCTATGGGGGAATTCAAAATGATCTTACCCGTGGCTTCCGATATGGTTTTGGAGGAAATGGAGGAAATGGTTTTTGGGAACAATGTGCACAATGGCAATCTTTCCAGTCGTACCCAGAAGAGGCATTTAGCTCGTATAATTTTGGCGAGTATATGAAAAACTATCATCGCCATTTCGGGCATGAATGGCACCGCTACGCAAGTTACTGGCTGCACTATTACTGGACAGACAAACACGGTATTGATTTCATAGGCAAATTATGGCGCGAAGCAGTTGCACCGGAAGATCCGATTCAGGCATATATGCGAATAACAGGATTGTCGGTAGATGAAATGAATGCTGAGCTTTATGATGCTGTCGCTCATTTGGTAACCTGGGATATTGATGCTATCCGATCGATTGGAAATGATTACATAGGACAATACGAATATAAATTTTACGAAGCTCAGGATGGGGCGTATCAGGTAGCTTACAGTAAATGCCCGGGAACAACTGGTTACAATGTTATTCCTTTAAATGTGCCTGAAGCGGGAACAGTGGTAACAACTTCGTTTACTGCAATAGCACCAGGCTCTTCACTTGCATCTGGCGATCCGGGCGAATATATCGATAACGAAACAACGGCGACAACAAGCAATTACAACAGCGGCGAGTTAACACGAGCCGGCTGGCGTTATGGTTATGTTGCTTTGCTTGAATCGGGAGAACGGGTTTATGGTGAAATGAACCGCGAAACCTCGGCAGATATTGAATTTACTGTTCCTGCAGGTTGTAAAAGGTTGTGGTTTGTAGTTCTTGGTGCTCCTTCAACATACGAGGCTCATGCTTGGGATGAACAAGAAAGTAACGACGATCAATGGCCATATAAGGTGAAATTTACCAACACCGATCTTTTAGGGAATGTGGTAATTGATCCGAATGACGAACCACAAGATCTTACATTGACTTATGATATTTCATTTGCCGCTGATGCTGAAGCCTATTCGGGGACTACGGTAAATCTGAATAATAATGGCGATATAAATAAAGTAGTTCAGGCGCTTACAATGCAACCGTCTGAGATTTCAGCGGCGTTGTTAGCCGAAAAATCGACACCACAGGAAGGTAAAATCGCTTTTGCTGCTGTTGATTCGGATGGATCATTAAATTACAACACAACCGCAACCGGTTACGGGTTCTGGTTTGATAGCAATGGAGATGTTATTGGCTGGGGTAGCGACAACGACAGTAAAGTGTTTTCTGAATTTACCGCTTCCAATTTCGAATTTAGCGTTGGTCAGTTTCCCGGAAAATCAAGTGCGGGAGATTCGTATACTATAAAAGAGGCATTGGTTTATCAAAAAGATGGTAAGCAGTATCAGGTTACCTTTGTTTTTAATATTACTGTAAATTAA